The Thermodesulfobacteriota bacterium genome contains the following window.
TTTTTAACGTCTATCAGCGTAAGCTCCGCCCTCTCGGCATCGACCAGGATAAAGATCCCCCCCCCCGTCTTCACGACGGCGCTGGGCAACTTTATCGCGTCATCGGAGAGCTCGGAGAGGTACTCGAGCTTGCTGTCGAACGAGACGAGCCTGCCGTTGCCGGTATCCGCCACGTAGAGCCTCTCCTTTTCCTCGTCAAAGAATACGGCCCCGGGCTGGTCGAGCATCCCGGTGAACTCGTCCCCGGTTATGACGGCGAGCAGCTTGGCCCCGGCCGAATGGGCCGGGAGGGCGAACGCAAGGCCGGTAAGCAACATCCCGGCAACACATATAATAGTCCTGTAGTTCATCGCAAACCTCCGACGCATATCTATACCTCGTGGCACTGTACGCACAGTTCCCTGTCCTTTTCGAAACGCAGGATGAACTCCTCCGGAGAGCCCATGGGGTTGTGGCACGTAACGCAGTCCATGGGCGTTTTGGAGCGCGGGTCTATCGTCTCCACTCCCACCGGATGGGTGAAGGCACCCTGGGTGGGATGGCACCCAACCGCCGCGCAGGTCTCTATGGGGCCCCCGGAGAGAAAGAACCGGTTATTAGAGCCGTGAGCCGTATGGCAGTCCGAACAGAGCGCCAGCTTCGGGTGACTGTGGTCGCTCCCGGCCACGAAGCTTTTCGTGTCCTTATGGCAGCTATAGCAGACCCTGTCCTCCCTGCCCTTCAAAAGGTGTCTTTGGTCGGACGCGTGCGGGTTGTGGCACTCGCTGCAGGGGTTATACACGCCGCGGGTCATAAGGTGGCTGTTTATCCTGTTGAAGCCGGCCATTGTCTCATCATGGCACTTGGTGCAGAGCGCCGTACCGCTGCCCGTAACCTTGTTGGAGCCCCGCAGGTGACACTCCGTGCACGCCCCGTCCTCGAACGGCTTATGCAGCGTGGCCTTCAACATCGCCGGAGAGTCCGACGAGTGGGGGCTGTGACAGCCCGAGCAATCCGTGCCGGATACGTTATATCCCCCGTGTACGCGGGTAATGCGCTCACCCTTCGCCGGGTGGCAGCGCCCGCAGATCTCGCCTCTCTCCGCGGCCAGGAGCCCCTCCCTCTTGGAGGAGTGGGGCTCGTGGCAGGCCGAGCAGTTGCCCTTCCTGACCTCGGGATGGACGTTCTTCCGGCCCATGAGCTCCTTTTTCGGGTGGCATGGAAAACATACCTTGCCGCCGGCCTGCTTAAGCAGCCCCCGGGCGCCTGCCGCGTGCGCGTCGTGGCAGGCAAGGCACTCCCCGCGCTCAACGGGGTCGTGCACGAACTCCTCCGAAAAGCCCCTCTCACGGTCGTGACAGTTATAGCAAAGCTCGCCGCCGGAATCAGAGAGAAGGCCGGAATGCCTGGAGGCGTGGGGACTGTGGCAGGAGGTGCACAACCCCAGCTTGAGCGGCTTGTGGACCACCGCTTTCTTCATATACGCCGCGCTGTCGCGATGGCACTCAAAGCACAACTCCTTTGTACTCTTGACCATCCCGGCATCTACGGTCTGGCACAGAAGCCAGGCGACCTGGACGACGACAAGGGCGGCGACGAGCGCCCCCCCGGACGGTACGCCCCGCCTTGATATAGCCGCTTTACATCTTTTCATGGCACCCTGCGCAATCGCCCTTTTCAAAAGGCTCGTGCTTCACCTTATGCAAAAGCCTCCTGTCCGCCGAACCATGCGAGTCGTGGCAACCGGTGCAGTCACTGCCCTTTGTCGGGATGCCGGCGTGGGCGTCTACAAACGCCTCGCCGGCCTGGTCGGCGTGACAGCTGTTGCATATGACCTTTCCGGAGGCGACCAGAAGCCCCCTCTGCTCGGTATAATGCATGTTATGACATACCTTGCAATCCCCGAACGCAACGGGCTCGTGGGTGAACGGCGCCTCCTTCAACTCCGCCCCGAAGTCCGCGTGACACTCCACGCACAAACTCTTCATCGGCCTCGAGAGGGCACCTTTTATACCGCTGCCGTGGGGCCTGTGGCAGCCGAGACACTTCCCGTCCACGAGCGGCTTGTGGCGGACCCCGGCCTTTTTCAACCCGGCCTCCACCTCCTCGTGACACCTGTAGCAGAGCCTGGAGCCCACGTCCCGGAGCACCCAGGGGTTGTTGGAGGCGTGCGAGTCGTGACACTCGAGGCATTTCCCTTCGGCGAAAACCGTGTGCGCTCCACCCCAGTAGGGTATCT
Protein-coding sequences here:
- a CDS encoding cytochrome c3 family protein, producing MKRCKAAISRRGVPSGGALVAALVVVQVAWLLCQTVDAGMVKSTKELCFECHRDSAAYMKKAVVHKPLKLGLCTSCHSPHASRHSGLLSDSGGELCYNCHDRERGFSEEFVHDPVERGECLACHDAHAAGARGLLKQAGGKVCFPCHPKKELMGRKNVHPEVRKGNCSACHEPHSSKREGLLAAERGEICGRCHPAKGERITRVHGGYNVSGTDCSGCHSPHSSDSPAMLKATLHKPFEDGACTECHLRGSNKVTGSGTALCTKCHDETMAGFNRINSHLMTRGVYNPCSECHNPHASDQRHLLKGREDRVCYSCHKDTKSFVAGSDHSHPKLALCSDCHTAHGSNNRFFLSGGPIETCAAVGCHPTQGAFTHPVGVETIDPRSKTPMDCVTCHNPMGSPEEFILRFEKDRELCVQCHEV